The Vicinamibacterales bacterium genome includes a region encoding these proteins:
- a CDS encoding DUF5916 domain-containing protein: MNSRFIIALSLVLPSLAGAPVLAGPPTATPSGRAVNRIEAAEIPNGPANAVKLDGEFNESAWERVEPVRGFVQRDPKEGAAPTFQTEVRVLYDRNYLYVGVRAFDDDHQKIVGIRTRRDEDSPSDWIRVMIDSYYDRRTAYEFAVNPAGVKQDRYWFADSNSDSSWDAVWDVSVKRDDKGWTAEFRIPFSQLRFEPGKRDTFGFAVLRQVGRLNETSSWPLIAKSRSGFVSQMGELAGLKLVGAAKKLEILPYSVGQIQSQSVDGANPLVRSTDPSGTLGVDMKYAVTPGLTLTSTINPDFGQVEADPAVVNLTAFETFYQERRPFFVEGSGNLRFDLDCNDGRCTGLFYSRRIGRRPHRGPDAPDGGYVATPTTTTIIGAAKLTGRAGAFAIGALDAVTAGQDARFAQGVGRWSETVEPTTNYTVVQAKREWANQSSLGFAVTNTARRLNQDVSFLPSNATTGGVNWDWRLKDPRYSVTGYWAGSSVRGSAEALDEVQRSAVHYFQRPDGDYLGYDPTRSSLNGHAGSVGFQKIGGSRVRFSFNGNYKTPGFDVNDLGYQRRADEISQSGWVQIRWDTPTKLYRNVRLNFNQWAGWNFGGDPRFNGTNVNAHVVLTSNWSAGSGFNLEAAGVDDRSTRGGPALRSKSGGNIWYYVQSDSRKAVNGAWQGFVYRDQSGDTSWGFDPEITYRPTAFLAVSGGVHFERMNDDTQWVENVENVLSTRYVFGRIRQTTVGLTTRFNYTITPNLTVQLYAQPFISAGAYSNFKEVVKPRAATFGGQFAPYAYGGEPDFNYRSFRMTNVVRWEYKPGSALYIVWQQVREDTASIGAFRYRQDLNDLFALPATNVFLVKFSYWLNL; the protein is encoded by the coding sequence AGAGCGCATGGGAGCGGGTGGAACCTGTCCGCGGATTCGTTCAGCGCGACCCGAAGGAAGGCGCGGCGCCGACGTTCCAGACCGAGGTCCGCGTCCTCTACGATCGGAACTACCTGTACGTCGGCGTCCGGGCGTTCGACGACGACCACCAGAAAATCGTCGGCATCCGTACCCGACGCGACGAAGACTCGCCGTCCGACTGGATCCGCGTGATGATCGACTCGTACTACGACCGGCGCACGGCGTACGAGTTCGCGGTCAATCCCGCTGGCGTGAAGCAGGATCGGTACTGGTTCGCCGACTCGAACAGCGACTCGAGCTGGGATGCCGTGTGGGACGTGTCGGTGAAGCGCGACGACAAGGGCTGGACGGCCGAGTTCCGCATCCCGTTCTCGCAACTCCGCTTCGAGCCCGGCAAGCGCGACACCTTCGGGTTCGCCGTGCTGCGGCAAGTCGGGCGGTTGAACGAGACATCGTCATGGCCGCTCATCGCGAAGAGCCGGTCCGGGTTCGTCTCGCAGATGGGCGAGTTGGCCGGCCTGAAACTGGTCGGGGCGGCGAAGAAGCTCGAGATACTCCCGTACTCCGTCGGCCAGATCCAATCGCAATCGGTGGATGGCGCCAATCCGCTGGTGAGGTCCACCGATCCGTCTGGCACGCTCGGCGTGGACATGAAGTACGCCGTCACGCCCGGCTTGACGCTCACCTCGACGATCAACCCCGATTTCGGCCAGGTCGAAGCCGACCCGGCGGTCGTCAATCTCACGGCATTCGAGACCTTCTACCAGGAGCGGCGGCCGTTCTTCGTCGAGGGGTCCGGCAACCTCCGGTTCGATCTCGACTGCAACGACGGGCGGTGCACGGGGCTGTTCTACTCCCGCCGGATCGGGCGCCGACCGCATCGCGGCCCAGACGCGCCAGACGGCGGGTACGTGGCGACGCCGACCACCACGACGATCATCGGCGCGGCCAAGCTGACCGGGCGCGCGGGGGCCTTCGCAATCGGCGCGCTCGACGCGGTGACCGCCGGCCAGGACGCGCGGTTCGCGCAGGGCGTCGGCCGCTGGTCCGAGACCGTCGAGCCGACGACCAACTACACCGTGGTGCAGGCGAAGCGCGAATGGGCCAATCAGTCGTCGCTCGGGTTCGCGGTCACGAACACGGCGCGCCGGCTCAACCAGGACGTCAGCTTCCTGCCGTCCAACGCGACGACGGGCGGCGTGAACTGGGATTGGCGGCTGAAGGATCCGCGCTACTCGGTGACCGGCTACTGGGCGGGAAGCTCGGTGCGTGGCAGCGCGGAGGCCCTCGACGAGGTCCAGCGCAGCGCCGTCCACTATTTCCAGCGGCCCGACGGGGACTATCTCGGGTACGACCCCACGCGCTCGTCGCTCAACGGCCACGCCGGGTCGGTCGGCTTCCAGAAGATCGGCGGATCGAGGGTGCGATTCAGCTTCAACGGCAATTACAAGACGCCGGGCTTCGACGTCAACGACCTCGGATACCAGCGGCGCGCGGACGAGATCTCGCAGTCCGGCTGGGTGCAGATCCGGTGGGACACGCCCACCAAGTTGTACCGGAACGTCAGACTCAACTTCAACCAGTGGGCCGGCTGGAACTTCGGCGGCGATCCCCGGTTCAACGGCACGAACGTGAACGCGCACGTCGTGCTCACGTCGAACTGGTCTGCCGGCTCCGGCTTCAACCTGGAGGCTGCGGGCGTGGACGATCGGTCCACGCGCGGCGGCCCGGCCTTGCGTTCGAAGAGCGGCGGCAACATCTGGTACTACGTGCAGAGCGACAGCCGGAAGGCGGTCAACGGCGCGTGGCAGGGGTTCGTGTACCGCGACCAGTCGGGCGACACGTCGTGGGGGTTCGATCCCGAGATCACCTACCGCCCGACGGCGTTCCTCGCGGTGAGCGGCGGCGTGCACTTCGAGCGGATGAACGACGATACGCAGTGGGTGGAGAACGTCGAGAACGTTCTGTCCACCCGCTACGTGTTCGGCCGGATTCGCCAGACCACCGTGGGGCTGACGACGCGCTTCAACTACACCATCACGCCGAACCTGACGGTGCAACTCTACGCCCAGCCGTTCATCTCGGCCGGCGCCTACTCGAACTTCAAGGAAGTCGTGAAGCCGCGTGCGGCGACGTTCGGCGGCCAGTTCGCGCCGTACGCCTACGGCGGCGAGCCCGACTTCAACTACCGCTCGTTCCGCATGACCAACGTGGTCCGCTGGGAGTACAAGCCCGGCTCCGCCCTCTACATCGTCTGGCAACAGGTGCGGGAGGACACGGCGTCGATTGGCGCCTTCCGGTACCGCCAGGACCTGAACGATCTCTTCGCGCTGCCGGCGACGAACGTGTTCCTCGTCAAGTTCTCCTACTGGCTGAACTTGTAG
- a CDS encoding PadR family transcriptional regulator, producing MAHTAADVDALLPLPPVTFHILIALAKDDRHGYAIIHDVEERTGGALRLSAGTLYRSIQRLLEQGLIVETRDRPAPELDDERRRYYRITLFGAAVARAEARRMSGLVRMARAQGLVLGKA from the coding sequence ATGGCACACACGGCCGCTGACGTCGATGCCCTCCTGCCGCTCCCTCCCGTGACCTTCCACATCCTGATCGCGCTGGCCAAGGACGATCGCCACGGCTACGCGATCATCCACGATGTCGAAGAGCGCACGGGTGGGGCGCTCCGCCTGAGCGCTGGCACACTGTATCGATCCATCCAGCGTCTGCTCGAGCAGGGCTTGATCGTCGAGACTCGAGATCGCCCCGCGCCGGAACTCGACGATGAGCGTCGTCGGTACTATCGCATCACGCTCTTCGGCGCGGCCGTCGCTCGGGCCGAGGCGCGGCGGATGTCCGGGCTGGTCAGGATGGCGCGGGCCCAGGGGCTCGTGCTGGGGAAGGCATGA
- a CDS encoding ABC transporter permease, translating into MMRLYSWLLHLYPASFRAEYGGEMRAIFGTRLRRTSGPLATLLLWAETFVEVASNAAAVHWDILLQDLRYTARTLARTPGFTLTAISVIALGVGANTAAFSVADFVIVRPLPYADADRLVKLWEAPPDYNQLEVAPPNYRDWKASATSFEAMGAYYGTAVNLVGEGDPQRLQASTVTADLLPILGVRPIIGRLFSAAEEREGATGTVVVSYGLWQTRFGGDAGLVGRRVLLDGTPRVVIGVMPQTFHFPNREVALWMPMGIERQNDDDRTNNYWNVLARLRPGVTLTQARSDMGVVARRLQQQHPKELEKVGASVVLLREEYSSRSRLLLLALGGAAACVLLIACANLANLLLARALNRRKELLVRSALGSGRERLVRQWITESLILAALGGTLGVGLASAAVPLLAQLVPTTLPIAQSPSVDLRVLLFAALVAALTGIGFGVLPAWRAAGMLDLGGLRDGARSGGGRRERARSVLVVTEVMASVVLLVSAGLLLRTLWNLQGTDAGFEPQGVLTLQTALPLPKYDSAARRAEFFRAVLTDVRAIPGVSGAAYITGLPMAMGGGVWPVTIPGESQGRVDAKSASSRYATPGYFASLGIPLRRGRDISDEDSAERPFVAVVSESFARRYWPGGDPLGKRFTFGPGGTRTIVGVVGDVRVRGPEQASEPQVYLPYRQVLDGQSPFYHPRDMVIRTSIPASALVPTIRRIVSRVDPQQPISNVRPMSDVVAEKTAARSVQVRVLGAFAAIAFLLAAVGIHGLLSFAVSNRRHEIGVRIALGARRSAIVRMVMGQGVALAAAGVIPGLAIAYAAGRAMGSLLAGVEPGDAPTFAAAAALCVVMTLAGSLLPTLRALRVDPVAAFRSEV; encoded by the coding sequence ATGATGCGCCTCTACTCCTGGCTCCTGCATCTCTACCCCGCGTCGTTCCGCGCCGAGTACGGCGGAGAGATGCGCGCGATCTTCGGGACTCGTCTTCGTCGAACCTCGGGACCGCTCGCGACGCTCCTGCTGTGGGCGGAGACGTTCGTCGAAGTGGCGTCGAATGCGGCGGCGGTGCACTGGGACATCCTCCTCCAGGATCTCCGATACACCGCGAGGACCCTGGCTCGCACGCCCGGCTTCACGCTCACCGCCATCTCCGTCATTGCGTTGGGCGTCGGGGCGAACACCGCCGCGTTCTCGGTCGCCGACTTCGTGATCGTGCGCCCGCTCCCCTACGCCGACGCCGACCGGCTGGTGAAGCTGTGGGAAGCTCCGCCGGATTACAACCAGCTCGAGGTCGCGCCGCCGAACTACCGCGACTGGAAGGCGAGCGCCACGTCGTTCGAGGCCATGGGCGCGTACTACGGGACCGCGGTCAACCTCGTGGGCGAAGGCGACCCGCAGCGCCTGCAGGCCTCCACGGTCACGGCCGACCTCCTGCCGATCCTCGGCGTCCGGCCGATCATCGGTCGCCTGTTCAGCGCAGCCGAGGAGCGCGAGGGCGCGACCGGGACTGTGGTGGTGAGCTACGGACTGTGGCAGACGCGGTTTGGCGGCGACGCGGGGCTCGTCGGCCGCCGCGTTCTGCTCGACGGCACGCCTCGCGTCGTCATCGGGGTCATGCCGCAGACGTTCCATTTCCCGAATCGCGAGGTGGCGCTCTGGATGCCGATGGGCATCGAGCGGCAGAACGATGACGACCGCACGAACAACTACTGGAACGTCCTGGCCCGGCTGCGGCCCGGTGTGACGCTCACGCAGGCCCGCTCGGACATGGGCGTGGTCGCCAGGCGCCTCCAGCAGCAGCACCCGAAGGAACTGGAGAAGGTCGGGGCGTCCGTGGTCCTGCTCCGCGAGGAATACTCGTCCCGGTCCCGGCTCCTGCTGCTCGCGCTCGGTGGCGCCGCCGCATGCGTGCTCCTCATCGCCTGCGCAAACCTCGCGAATCTCCTGCTGGCGCGAGCGCTGAACCGCCGGAAGGAACTCCTCGTTCGGTCCGCGCTCGGATCCGGCCGCGAACGGCTGGTCCGGCAATGGATCACCGAAAGCCTGATCCTGGCGGCGCTTGGGGGTACGCTCGGCGTCGGTCTCGCTTCGGCGGCTGTCCCTCTCCTGGCACAACTCGTCCCGACCACCCTGCCGATTGCCCAGTCGCCGTCGGTGGATTTGAGGGTGTTGCTCTTCGCGGCGCTCGTCGCCGCGCTGACGGGCATCGGCTTCGGCGTCCTGCCTGCGTGGCGGGCGGCGGGAATGCTCGACCTGGGCGGCCTGCGCGACGGTGCCCGATCGGGCGGAGGGCGGCGCGAACGCGCGCGTTCGGTCCTCGTCGTAACCGAGGTGATGGCGTCGGTCGTGCTCCTGGTCTCCGCCGGCCTCCTCCTGCGCACCCTGTGGAATCTGCAGGGAACCGACGCCGGGTTCGAACCCCAGGGAGTATTGACCCTGCAAACGGCGTTGCCCTTGCCGAAGTACGATTCGGCCGCGCGCCGGGCGGAGTTCTTCCGCGCCGTACTGACGGACGTTCGCGCGATTCCCGGCGTGTCGGGTGCGGCGTACATCACCGGACTGCCGATGGCGATGGGTGGCGGCGTCTGGCCGGTCACGATCCCGGGCGAGTCTCAGGGCCGCGTCGATGCGAAATCCGCGAGCAGCCGGTACGCGACGCCGGGATACTTCGCATCGCTCGGTATTCCCCTCCGACGAGGCCGTGACATCAGCGACGAGGATTCGGCCGAGCGGCCGTTTGTCGCCGTGGTGAGCGAGTCGTTCGCCAGGCGGTACTGGCCGGGCGGCGATCCGCTCGGCAAGCGGTTCACGTTCGGACCGGGCGGCACTCGCACCATCGTTGGCGTCGTCGGCGACGTGCGGGTACGCGGGCCGGAGCAGGCCAGCGAGCCGCAAGTCTATCTGCCGTACAGACAGGTGCTCGACGGACAGAGTCCCTTCTACCATCCGAGGGACATGGTAATCAGAACATCGATCCCCGCGTCGGCACTGGTTCCGACGATCCGCCGCATCGTTTCGCGAGTGGATCCGCAGCAGCCCATTTCGAACGTCCGGCCGATGTCGGACGTCGTCGCGGAAAAGACCGCGGCGAGATCGGTGCAGGTGCGAGTGCTCGGCGCGTTTGCGGCGATCGCGTTCCTGCTGGCGGCCGTCGGGATCCACGGCCTGCTGTCGTTCGCCGTGTCGAATCGGCGGCACGAGATCGGGGTGCGAATCGCGCTCGGCGCCCGGCGAAGCGCGATCGTCAGGATGGTCATGGGGCAGGGCGTCGCGCTGGCTGCCGCAGGCGTGATTCCCGGGCTTGCCATTGCCTATGCCGCCGGGCGCGCGATGGGGAGCCTCCTCGCGGGCGTCGAGCCCGGCGACGCTCCGACCTTCGCTGCCGCGGCGGCACTGTGCGTCGTCATGACGCTCGCCGGCAGCCTGCTGCCGACGCTTCGCGCTCTTCGCGTGGACCCG